Sequence from the Leisingera methylohalidivorans DSM 14336 genome:
CGCAAGCCGCGATGATCACTGCGTCAAAAAACTCTTGCTAAACAGGAACCGTCCACACATGGCAATGCCGTGGCGACCGTTACGGTCATTGTTCTGGCGGGCATTGACATTGCATGGATCATGCTCGCCCACATGCTCGCAAGATGTTGCGGACACCGCGTGCGGTGAGGATCGCAAACCGGGTAGGAGCGACTTCTCTTGGTGGCGCAGCGGCGGTGATTGCCACGCGATAGCCTGCGTCCCGGTCTGCGGGACCGTTAGCATTTATGCAGAATAAAGAGGGAGAAGATAATGCCGTCGGTTGAGCTACTTGCCGCATTCTTTATTGCGACCACTGTTTTTGCCTACATGCCAGGCCCGGGAATGTTTTACGCAGCAGCGCAAACAATGGCAGGTGGTCGTAAGGCGGGTTGGTTCGCCGCTTTGGGTATGCAGGTCGGTGGATTTTTCCATGTTCTGGCGGCAACTTTTGGCCTCGCGCTCGTGTTTGCTGCGGTTCCGGTATTGTATTTCGCCTTGAAAATCGCAGGTGCTGCGTACCTCATTTGGCTGGGTCTCAAGATGCTGTTTGATCGGGAGCCACAGAGCAACCAAATTGAAATCCTTCAGGTCAAATCTCTCAAGCGGGCATTTTGGGAGAGTGCTACGGTTGAAATTCTCAATCCAAAGACTGCGATTTTTTTTGTCGCTTTTCTTCCGCAATTTACTGATCCGGTAGCAACATTCCCGATTTCGGTTCAGCTTTTGTTACTTGGAACATTCGCCAATCTGTTCTTTTTTAGCGCAGACGTCATCTTTGTGGCGCTTGCAGACAGGATCATCGAGTTCTTCAAAGGCTCAGCTGCGGCAGGTCGCCTGATGAAGCGCTTGAGCGGTGGTCTCTTGGTTGTCCTGGGCCTGAACGTGGCTTTCGGTGAGAAATAACCCAGCACAAGGAGCCATTCGTGCACCGCGCAGCATCGGTCGAAGAGGGCTCGTACCGACCTTTTGCCACGCCAGGCACGAGCGGCAGCTTCTAGCAGGACGCTGAAAAAATACAAAAGGCACAATCCGTTGATTCTAAATGTAAATAAAAGGAAGCCGAGCCTGGCGGTTGGCCTTATAAGTGCGCTAGCAGTAGTAGTTATTTTTTGCTCTTTAATAATTTCGTCAAGAATTGGAGTCGCCAACCATCTTAGCCCGTACGATCTAGCAGCAATCAGATTCGGCGTGGGCGGTATTATCTTGCTTCCGTTTTTCTTCAAATATGGATTGGGCGGACTAACTGCTACAAAAGTGCTATCTCTTGTTCTCTTTGGTGGAATTGGATTCGCCGTTCTAGCTTATGGGGGCTTGAATCTAGCACCTGCCGCTCACGGCACCACCGTTATGCAGGGAACTCTTCCGCTTTTCAGCTTCATTGTTGCCCTTTGGATGCGGGAGAGTGTAGGTAGCCGCACAACTTATCTAGGCGCCCTGGTTATCTGCTTAGGTGTTGTAGTCATGCTTGCGGATAGCTTGAATCAAACTGACGAACGGCAGTTATTGGGAGATGCGCTTCTTCTCTTAGCTTCCTTTAGCTGGGCAGTCTATGCTTTCCGGGTGCAAAAGTTGAGAATTGCAGCGCCAGTTGCAGTAGGTGTTATAGGCTTTTTTTCTTTAATTGCGTATATCCCATTATATCTATTTATTAATGGCATCAGTCGAATTGCCTTAACTCCTTTGGATGCCCTTTTCTTTCAAGTTCTATTCCAAGGCGTTATTGTCGGGGCCTTTACAATACTCGCATATACGCGGGCGGTAGAGACTTTTGGGGCACTGGGAACCGCAATGTTCGTTGCAATTGTGCCGCTACTTACTACATGTGTGGGTGTCCTACTACTAAAAGAAATTCCTTCGACCGCAGGGTGGGTTGGTGTATCTATTGTACCAGCTGGAATGCTAATTGTTGTGTGGTCGCGACGACACGAGTTAGTCCGGTAGCTAGGGTCAGGCTTCATAACCAGTAGATGACGGTTGCCGCGAGCGCGATGGCCGAGAGGAATACTTTCGGACATCTGTCATATCGGGTTGCCACGCGCCTCCAGTCCTTGAGCCTGCCGAACATGATCTCGATGCGGTTCCGCCGTTTGTAGCGGCGCTTGTCGTATTTGACCGGCGTCTTCCGCTGCTTTCGGCCGGGAATGCAGGCGCGTATCCCCTTGTCCTGCAACGCTTCTCTGAACCAATCAGCGCCATAGCCGCGATCCCCGAGCAGCCAATTGACGTTCGGCAGGCCTCTGAGCAGCGCCCGCGCTCCGATATAGTCGCTTCTGTGGTTGCCGCCCTAAGTGCAAGAAGTTTCTGACTTCCCAGATCTGTTCGATCATTTCGCCCATTCATGTCATCGTCTTCTTACACTCCCCACCGGTCCTCGCAGATTTACATGAGCATCATGCCAAGCTTGCAAGTTCCGGATCTTTGTAATCCTCGCGTTTCGTCAGCATCGCCCAGATTTGGCGCGCCATTTTGTTGGCCAGAGCGATCGCGACCAGCATCTTGGGCTTGCGCGCCAACATGCGTGACAGCCAGCTACCCTCAGTAACCGAGCGCACCCCAAGCCAATTCAGTCGAGACATTGCGCCAATGATCAGAAGGCGTCGGATATCGGCCTGGCCTGCCTTGGTCATACGCCCCAAACGCTCTTTACCTCCAGATGAGTGTTGCCTAGGCACAAGCCCCAGCCAAGCTGCGAAGCTACGCCCGGTTTTGAACTGTGCCATGTCGGGCCCGAAAGCCTCCACCGCTATGGCTGTGATGGGGCCGACACCCGGCATGGTTTGGAGCCGACGAGCTCTATCTGACTGGGACGCCAGAGTTGAGAGTCTCTTGTCCCTTTCGAGGACACGAGCTGTTTTCTCTGCAATTTGCGCCAGCAGTTCTTTGCACTCATCTCGGATCAGGGCTGGCAGGTCCGCGGTTTCATCCTCCAACAGCGACGCCATGCGACCCAGAGAACGTATCCCTACAGGGAATACGTGGCCATGCTCATACAGCTACGCCCGTAAGGCATTCACGTCTTCAGTTCTTTGATGGACCAATCGCTCACGGCCGCGAAACACTGCTGCGCGAGATTGCTGCTCAGCTGTCTTGACCGCCACAAAGCGCATTTCCGGCTGACGAGCTGCGATCACGATCGCCTCAGCATCGGCGGCATCATTCTTTTGACGCTTCACGAAAGGCCGTACATATTGTGGGGCAATTAGCTTGGACCCGTGACCAAGCGCTTCCATCTCGCGCGCCCAGAAATGCGCACCCCCACACGCTTCAAAGATGACCAGACAGGGCTCTAGCAGGTCGCTGAAATAGTCTCTGAGCCGGAACGCTGTCCTGCCATCAGGGCTAGTTCGTGTGATCACCATGTCTTTCGGCTCGTTCGACGTTCGCGCCAGGTGCCGTTCTCCCGCGTCACGCGGTCAGCAACCGGGGCAGTCTTGCGAGGTTGTTCGCCGCCATAGTCAGGATGAACCGCGAACGGACACGCTCGACACCGCGATACAGGGTTTGGGCCATGCCTCCGACTGTCTTGGCCCAGCCAAACGGTTCCTCGATCCTCTTGCGGTGCTTCTGTGACAGGGCGTAGCCTTCATGCCGGGTGGTTCGGCCATCGATCGCGGAGTATCTCGATTTCTGGGCGACATGGGGCGTGACGCAGGCTTGGCGCGGGTCGGAAACGAACCCGGAGGCGTCATAGCCCTTGTCGGCGGCCAGCGTCAGTTGCCGGGTTGATCCAGGGGAATGGCGATGGATCATGTCCAGAGCGGCCTTGCGTTCGGCATGACCGTCCATTGCCCGGCAGGCGCATGCACAGCATGCTGCCGAGAGGGGCCTGGGTCAGGTCGCCCTGCACGACCAGGCCCGAGCGGTTCTCCATCAGCGCATGCCCGATGAAGCACAGCATGGCCCCGGTGCCGGGGGATTTCTTGTAGAGCCGTGCGTCCGGATCGGTGGCCGATACGTGGGTGGCGTTGGAGCGCTTCTCGCCCTTGAAGTCGACCTCGGCATTGCGGCGGCGGTGGGAATTGCGGGGCATCGGATCGGTCTCGGCGGGGCTATCGGAAGGCTCGGTTTCGGGGGTGGTGTCCGGGGCGGGCGGATCACCCGGCCCATCATCGGCAGGCGGACTGGCCTCTGCCTTCGGCTGGAAACTCTTCATCGACGCCCAGGCCTTCACCAAGGTGCCATCCACAGAGAAATGCTCGTCCGACAGCAGCGGCGCAACCTCGCGGTGGGCGAGGATCGCCCCTCTCATCGTTTGCAAGCAAGCGACTTCCGGGCAGTGGACATCACCTTGCGCGACATCTCGGTCGTCAGCAGCCGGTCGCGGTTCTTCGTGAACACGGTCGGAACCCATACCTGATCATCGATCCCGAGGCCGGCAAACCAGCGGAACATCAGATTGTAGTTCAGCTGCTCCATGAGCTGCCGCTCGGATCGGATCGAAAACAGGATCTGAAGCAAGCTCGCACGGATCAGCCGCTCCGGCGGGATCGAAGGGCGGCCGAAATCGGTGTAGAGCGCCTCGAATTCAGCATCGAGACTGGCGAGCGCGTCATTGACCACCTGTCTGATCTTGCGCAGCGGGTGTCTCGGCGGGATGCGCTCTTCCAGATCCACGTAGCTGAACAGCGACCCGCTCGTCTCGTCCGTCCCGCGCATCATCACCCCCGCCGCTACCCTGCAGAAGGTGAATCATGTTCTCAAACCGCTGTCGAGGCGGAACTATTTCAGCAGCCTGTTAGGTGTTTAGACCCCATGATCGGTTTCTGAACAGGCTGGGTTAGCGGCCTCTCTCTCGGCATTCTCCGTTCGAGGGTTGCGCCCGGTTGGCGGGTGCCGTGCTTCAAGAATGGGGGAGAGACCACATGCAAGATAACACGTTCATCGGGCTGGATGTCCACAAGGCGACGATCTCGGTTGCGTTTGCAGAGGGCGTAAGGGGTGGAGAGGTCCGCCACCTGGGGACGGTGCCGCACCGCCCTGACCAGGTCCGCAAGCTGGCCGAAAAGCTGGCGGCCAAGAGGGCGCGGCTTCATTTCTGCTATGAAGCAGGCCCCTGCGGCTATGGTCTCTATCGCCAGCTTGTCGAGATGGGGCATGACTGCATCGTGGTGGCGCGATCGCTGATCCCGGTGAAGGCGGGCGACCGGGTGAAGACCGACCGTCGCGATGCGATGATGCTGGCGAAGCCGCATCGAGCTGGAGAGCTTACGGCGGTCTGGGTGCCGGATGCGGCGCATGAAGCAATGCGGGATCTGGTCCGGGCACGCGCGACCGCGATGCGGGTGGCAGGCAAGGCGCGGCAGCACCTTCAGGGCTTTCTGTTACGCCACAGCCGGATCTATCCCGGCAAGAAGGGCTGGCTTGCGACAGTGCGCTTCACACACCCAGCGCAACAGATCGTTCTTCAGGATTACATCGACGCCGTCGCGGATGCCGAAGCGCGGGTCGAGCGCCTGACGCGGCAAATCGCAGACCTTTTGCCAACCTGGAGCCTCGCGCCGGTCGTTGATGCGATACAGGCGAGGCGTGGTGTGGGCTTCATCGTCGCGGTGACGGTGGTGGCCGAGGTCGGAGACTTCCAACGTTACGACAATCCGCGGCAACTGATGGCTTATCTGGGGCTGACGCCATCGGAGCATTCCAGCGGGGGCAGCGTGCGGCGAGGCGGGATCACGAAAGCAGGCAGCGAACTTGCCCGGCGCACGCTGATCGAGGGCGCCTGGAGTTACCGGATGCAGGCGCGCGTCAGCGCGAAGCTCCTTGCCCGGCTGGAGGGGCTGCCGCAGGCTGTCCGCGACATCGCCTGGAAAGGGCAGCTCAGGATGTGCCCGCGCTATCGGCATTTGATTGCGGCCGGAAAAGCCAAAGTAGTGGTCATCACGGCGATCGCGCGCGAGATGGCCGGCTTCATCTGGGCGATCGCCCGCACTGTCTCACCCGCCAAAGCCTGAGGAGACTACGAACAACGACGCCTCTACCCTTTCCGATGCGCAGGGTTGGGGACGGAACGCGGTGGGGAACCCTTGTGCCCTGTTATGGGCCGACACTGTCGATGCCCGATCCTTAGAACGAGGCAGCCCCAGGACGAAACCACGGTCATGCGGTAACCAACCCGCGCATGAGAGCTTGCTCAACCGTCGTCTCAGTTCCGTCTCCTACCCTGTGCATCCACATCACGCCCTGTCGGGCCCCGCCGGAAGAAGCGGCTATGAAACAAGAGGTTGACAACGATCATGAGAGCAGGCCGCTGAAGAAGTCAGGTGAGCGGGACGCTGTTCTCCCTGATGGGATGAGTTCCCTCATCGATCTTCCGGAATGGGTAGCTGGAAGCAGGCCTGTGGCCACCTCATCCAGCATCATACCGCCAGCAACCGGGGCAGCCGGGCAAGATTTCCAGCGGCGAGCGTCAGGATGAAGCGCGACCGCACCCGCTCAACGCCGCGATAGACGGTCTGGGACATGCCGCCAACGGTTTTGGCCCAGCCAAACACCTCCTCGATCCGCTTGCGGTGCTTCTGGGACAGGACGTAGCCTTTGTGCCGGGTTGTGCGCCCGCCGATTGCTGAGTGCCGTGCCTTCCTGGCGACGTACGCGGTTACGTAGGCCTGGCGGAGATCCGCGACGAATTCGGACGCATCGTATCCGACGTCGGCCCCCAAGGTCAGTTGCCGGGTCGATCCAGGGGAGTGGCGGTGCAGCATGTCCAGCGCGGCCTTGCGCTCAGCGTGGCCGTCAGCCTGGGTCAGGTCGCCTTGTACAACCAGTCCGTGCCGGTTCTCCATCAACGCGTGCCCCATGCAGCAAAGCGCCGCACCCGTGCCGGGAGACTTTTTGTAGAGCCGTGCGTCCGGGTCGGTGACCGAAGCATGGGGCGCATTCAAACGCTTCTCGCCCTTGAAGTTGACCTCGGGATTTCGGCTGAAGCCTGGGTCATACACTTCGATTACGCTGATGTCGGCACACCGACAACCGGCGCCGAGTTTACGTGACAAAACCCACTGGAGCGATATCCATATCGTTTTGGCGACGCTTTTCACCGGCTCTTCGCTGTGGCACGCAGCGCTTCGCTTCCACGTGTTCAAGACGCTTGTCTACGGCAGAAAAAGTCACCGCAGGGCCACCGGCTAGAGGCGATGACAGCGATAACTGCAGTTACCGGCTTTACAGCGCTGGCCCTACTTCAGCTTCCGCCGGCCAGTCGGCTGCTCAACCTTAATGAGCTTTTCAAGCATGAGTTCTGGGGCCAGTGAAACGCTGTGACGACTGCCGGAAAGTGTCCTCACCCCGGATTGATCAGGATCATAGCGCCTTCCGGCAGACATGATCTACTGGTCCATGCGGTGTGCACGCCCGCTTGCCGCGACCCGCAGAACGGAGACCCGCCATGCAACGCACCACGTCTCTCCTTGCTCTCAGCAAGGACTGCAGCGACACCTCGATCACCACAGCTGCCGAAGCGGCGCTGGAGCAGGAAGCGCATCTGGCTTGCCTGCTGCTGGATACCATGCCCGGCATACCCGGCTACGCCTACGGTTCCACGATCTATGGCGGGGTGACAGTGCCAGACAGCTGGCTGGAATTGCTGCAGCAATCCAGAAAAGACGCGGAAAGACGTGCTGCTGAAATCAAGGAACTGCTTTCCCGCAGCGGCTGTTCCGGCGATGTGCAGTATGCAGTGGGTGCGGGAACCGATATCAGGCTGCTCACCGCGCGAAGGGCCAGTTCCTGCGACATTGCGCAAGCAGCAGAGGGCCTGCGCAAGAATGAAGATGTGTTCCGGGAAGCAATGCACGGTGTCCTGTTCCAGTCGCCAATTGCGCTGATGCTGAACGGCACGCCATTTGCCTCTCCCAGCCGCGTTTTCCTGGCCTGGAACAGCAGCCTTGCCGCGTCCCGTGCGGCCCATGCCGCTTTGCCCTACTTCCGAAAGGCAAGCGAAGTAGTGATCGGCTGCTTCGATCCGGATATGTCCGACGAGCGGGATGGAGAGGACCCTGGCACCGATGTTGCCGCATGGCTGAGCCATCACGGCTGCAGCGTTACTGTATCGCAGTTTCCCAGCGGCGGGCATGAGATTGGCCGCGGAATCCGGGAGCGCGCCAAGGAAGCCGGAGCAGGCTTGGTTGTTATGGGGGCTTATGGCCATTCCCGCGTGCGAGAGGCTGTCTTCGGCGGCACGACGCGCACAATGATGGAGCAGGCGGACCTGCCTGTCCTGTTTGCGCATTAGTCCGGTTCAGAAGACAAGCATACCTTCACTTTCCTTACTCTCTGACT
This genomic interval carries:
- a CDS encoding LysE family translocator is translated as MPSVELLAAFFIATTVFAYMPGPGMFYAAAQTMAGGRKAGWFAALGMQVGGFFHVLAATFGLALVFAAVPVLYFALKIAGAAYLIWLGLKMLFDREPQSNQIEILQVKSLKRAFWESATVEILNPKTAIFFVAFLPQFTDPVATFPISVQLLLLGTFANLFFFSADVIFVALADRIIEFFKGSAAAGRLMKRLSGGLLVVLGLNVAFGEK
- a CDS encoding DMT family transporter — its product is MILNVNKRKPSLAVGLISALAVVVIFCSLIISSRIGVANHLSPYDLAAIRFGVGGIILLPFFFKYGLGGLTATKVLSLVLFGGIGFAVLAYGGLNLAPAAHGTTVMQGTLPLFSFIVALWMRESVGSRTTYLGALVICLGVVVMLADSLNQTDERQLLGDALLLLASFSWAVYAFRVQKLRIAAPVAVGVIGFFSLIAYIPLYLFINGISRIALTPLDALFFQVLFQGVIVGAFTILAYTRAVETFGALGTAMFVAIVPLLTTCVGVLLLKEIPSTAGWVGVSIVPAGMLIVVWSRRHELVR
- a CDS encoding IS110 family transposase, with product MYEHGHVFPVGIRSLGRMASLLEDETADLPALIRDECKELLAQIAEKTARVLERDKRLSTLASQSDRARRLQTMPGVGPITAIAVEAFGPDMAQFKTGRSFAAWLGLVPRQHSSGGKERLGRMTKAGQADIRRLLIIGAMSRLNWLGVRSVTEGSWLSRMLARKPKMLVAIALANKMARQIWAMLTKREDYKDPELASLA
- a CDS encoding IS110 family transposase is translated as MQDNTFIGLDVHKATISVAFAEGVRGGEVRHLGTVPHRPDQVRKLAEKLAAKRARLHFCYEAGPCGYGLYRQLVEMGHDCIVVARSLIPVKAGDRVKTDRRDAMMLAKPHRAGELTAVWVPDAAHEAMRDLVRARATAMRVAGKARQHLQGFLLRHSRIYPGKKGWLATVRFTHPAQQIVLQDYIDAVADAEARVERLTRQIADLLPTWSLAPVVDAIQARRGVGFIVAVTVVAEVGDFQRYDNPRQLMAYLGLTPSEHSSGGSVRRGGITKAGSELARRTLIEGAWSYRMQARVSAKLLARLEGLPQAVRDIAWKGQLRMCPRYRHLIAAGKAKVVVITAIAREMAGFIWAIARTVSPAKA
- a CDS encoding universal stress protein, whose product is MQRTTSLLALSKDCSDTSITTAAEAALEQEAHLACLLLDTMPGIPGYAYGSTIYGGVTVPDSWLELLQQSRKDAERRAAEIKELLSRSGCSGDVQYAVGAGTDIRLLTARRASSCDIAQAAEGLRKNEDVFREAMHGVLFQSPIALMLNGTPFASPSRVFLAWNSSLAASRAAHAALPYFRKASEVVIGCFDPDMSDERDGEDPGTDVAAWLSHHGCSVTVSQFPSGGHEIGRGIRERAKEAGAGLVVMGAYGHSRVREAVFGGTTRTMMEQADLPVLFAH